In a genomic window of Sulfurisphaera tokodaii str. 7:
- a CDS encoding S26 family signal peptidase: MIKKMGIFFTSIFLLSVLFSVVSQFIFHLPYGWNIEATNSMYPLLKPGDLVFILPLMGKPYPHEIVAYKPPFLNFYVVHEVINVTKNGYITKGINNPTPDPWIVKPSWIKGFVPEIFGQPIVIPYVGNLITLIRGTTGYITAFIVLFAIYGISEIVDRKQLNLPARRRNRRKTVDPKILAITFLILSFAAFMILFSPHVIFTDLMWNSVQNAPFISRQFSNNLGAVPPNSMVPVTLSVNYHHFLLKIPLVILHSPSLKLQNYSEENITFLLYTSSQGLHSETVAIEVLPELLPVTVLNFLFSINPILPLVGEGTEISVIISIIVYAVMKKLS; encoded by the coding sequence GTGATTAAAAAAATGGGAATATTTTTTACCTCAATTTTTCTTCTTAGTGTATTGTTTTCTGTAGTTTCACAATTTATATTTCACTTACCATATGGTTGGAATATTGAGGCCACAAACTCAATGTACCCATTACTGAAACCCGGGGATTTGGTTTTCATTCTTCCCCTTATGGGGAAGCCTTATCCTCATGAGATAGTTGCATATAAACCACCTTTCTTAAACTTTTACGTAGTTCATGAGGTTATTAATGTAACTAAAAACGGGTATATAACTAAGGGGATAAACAATCCTACTCCTGATCCTTGGATCGTAAAACCTTCATGGATTAAGGGATTTGTACCAGAAATATTCGGACAACCCATAGTTATTCCTTATGTTGGTAATCTCATAACTCTGATAAGAGGTACTACAGGTTATATTACAGCCTTTATAGTACTTTTTGCCATATATGGTATCAGTGAAATAGTCGATAGAAAGCAGCTGAACTTACCAGCTAGAAGAAGAAATAGAAGAAAAACAGTAGATCCTAAAATTCTAGCTATAACATTTCTAATCCTATCATTTGCAGCATTCATGATCCTCTTTTCTCCTCATGTCATATTTACGGACTTAATGTGGAACTCTGTTCAGAATGCCCCATTTATTTCCAGACAATTTAGTAATAATTTAGGGGCAGTGCCCCCTAACTCAATGGTTCCGGTAACTCTAAGCGTTAATTATCATCATTTTCTACTAAAAATACCTCTTGTAATATTACACTCACCTAGCCTTAAGTTACAAAATTACTCTGAGGAAAATATCACGTTCCTTCTTTATACTTCTTCTCAAGGCCTACATTCTGAAACAGTAGCTATAGAAGTATTACCAGAATTGCTGCCTGTTACTGTACTTAACTTTTTATTCTCGATAAATCCAATACTACCCCTCGTTGGAGAGGGTACTGAGATAAGTGTAATAATAAGTATAATAGTATATGCGGTCATGAAGAAACTTAGTTAG
- a CDS encoding DUF5305 family protein, which translates to MDKIKLNRNLRIGIVFLLVLFTALAAYFNYSSTIPHTVLAGYTLKSEMSIVTQGLLYTYPIGENKLLGYTNVSRPVTYLGLYTYAYVKSSILYDNATVVYNQTYYFLKLTKILFLKFNASNISYNIYISTPYYNVSVIQGLANNGVIPVNVTGICSLYNKLENETGVYVQPTINVVVNNSAIVAMNVNGYVISVHLVRNTITHIIKIPVYGKLVSLDEYPISQLITLYLYPTFYPKPLSVNYSLLIQIDNFNFTLEQNSYSSPIALNITKLYSIASNFTSIYDLTPTTPIIYLNFTAKYSNFTFKPYIEIIDNNGMIQVLEYNNSITYPVYETTDSDFNYFNLIYVILPLTALVYLLLFTQGISPSPLDIIMKKYKKVIIMVNDPPPSEKKMMRVNNFSELLKLSQILAKPIIANGNKLWIHDENLVYMYEFS; encoded by the coding sequence GTGGACAAAATTAAGCTTAATAGAAATTTAAGGATAGGAATTGTTTTTCTTTTAGTGCTTTTCACCGCACTAGCGGCTTATTTTAACTATAGTAGTACTATTCCTCACACTGTTTTAGCCGGCTATACACTTAAAAGCGAGATGAGTATTGTAACTCAAGGTTTACTATATACTTACCCCATAGGCGAGAATAAGCTTTTAGGTTATACTAATGTTTCTAGACCTGTTACTTACTTAGGTCTTTATACTTACGCTTATGTGAAGAGTTCCATCTTATATGATAATGCTACTGTTGTTTATAATCAGACTTACTATTTTTTGAAATTAACGAAGATCCTCTTTCTGAAATTTAATGCGTCTAATATTAGTTACAATATATACATATCGACGCCATATTATAACGTGTCAGTTATTCAAGGTTTAGCAAATAACGGAGTAATTCCAGTAAATGTAACAGGAATTTGTAGCCTATACAATAAGCTAGAAAATGAGACCGGCGTATATGTGCAACCTACGATTAATGTAGTGGTTAACAACTCAGCAATTGTTGCTATGAATGTAAATGGATATGTTATTTCAGTTCACCTTGTAAGGAACACTATCACACACATCATAAAAATACCAGTTTATGGTAAATTAGTTAGCTTAGACGAGTATCCTATATCTCAACTTATTACCCTTTATTTATATCCAACTTTCTATCCTAAACCGCTATCAGTAAATTATTCTTTATTAATACAAATTGACAATTTTAATTTCACTTTAGAGCAAAATAGCTATAGCAGTCCTATTGCATTAAATATTACAAAATTATATTCTATTGCATCAAATTTCACGTCAATTTATGACTTAACTCCCACTACACCTATAATCTATCTGAATTTTACTGCTAAATATAGTAACTTTACCTTTAAACCTTATATTGAAATTATAGATAATAATGGTATGATTCAAGTTCTAGAGTATAATAATTCAATAACTTATCCCGTTTATGAGACAACTGACAGCGATTTTAATTACTTTAACTTAATTTACGTTATATTGCCATTAACAGCGCTAGTATACTTGTTATTATTTACCCAAGGAATATCTCCTTCTCCTCTAGATATTATTATGAAGAAATATAAGAAAGTGATAATAATGGTTAATGATCCACCTCCATCTGAAAAGAAAATGATGAGAGTTAATAATTTTAGTGAATTACTTAAATTATCACAGATTTTAGCCAAACCTATAATAGCAAATGGAAATAAATTGTGGATACATGATGAAAATTTAGTCTATATGTATGAATTTTCATAA
- a CDS encoding winged helix-turn-helix domain-containing protein, which yields MRISFNKRKRTEYQIMFQILDALSRGPLPKTKLMYKADLTYVVTEKYLPYLQNIGAIKKDKELYYITQRGQEIRNLLETYIRKAEEIKKVLEELRRTIEMKNNDEGVRTKRESKVIKSDR from the coding sequence ATGCGAATTAGCTTTAACAAAAGAAAAAGGACAGAGTATCAGATTATGTTCCAAATTTTAGATGCTCTTTCGAGAGGTCCTTTACCAAAGACTAAATTGATGTACAAGGCTGACCTAACTTATGTTGTTACAGAAAAATATCTTCCATACCTCCAGAATATAGGTGCTATAAAAAAGGATAAAGAGTTATACTATATAACACAAAGAGGTCAAGAGATACGCAATTTATTAGAAACATATATAAGAAAGGCAGAAGAAATAAAGAAAGTTTTGGAAGAGCTGAGACGTACAATTGAAATGAAGAATAATGATGAAGGTGTTAGGACTAAGAGAGAAAGTAAAGTGATAAAAAGTGATAGATGA
- a CDS encoding DUF4898 domain-containing protein: MIDETEIEEFEDILKLFKFEKKVGIPLKIIEDERKFFNFILPKDRLFCIIKPEDYEIEEIVKEIRKDTPFFIFNSEKLKDKIILLW, from the coding sequence GTGATAGATGAAACTGAGATTGAAGAATTTGAAGATATACTTAAACTCTTTAAATTTGAGAAAAAAGTAGGAATACCGTTGAAGATTATTGAAGATGAAAGAAAGTTTTTTAATTTTATTCTACCTAAAGATAGATTATTTTGTATAATTAAACCAGAAGATTACGAAATTGAAGAAATAGTAAAAGAGATTAGAAAAGATACTCCTTTTTTTATATTTAATTCAGAAAAATTAAAAGACAAAATTATATTACTATGGTAG